A genome region from Triticum aestivum cultivar Chinese Spring chromosome 2B, IWGSC CS RefSeq v2.1, whole genome shotgun sequence includes the following:
- the LOC123039170 gene encoding L-type lectin-domain containing receptor kinase SIT2-like — MPTLLLTLLLSLNVALASSAFSYQGFATANLTLDGLAVVMPNGLLALTNFTSQQKGHAFHPAPLRFLNTTASSTAVARSFSASFVFAIVSVVDGLSDQGLAFVVAPTSDLSSANGGQYLGLLNATNGTASDHILAVELDTIWNPELSDINSNHVGINVNSLISRQAKPAGYYADDDGMAFRDLMLNSRRPMQVWVDYDGQGRRLNVTLAPVQAPKPKNPLLSEAIDLSTIVADTMYAGFSSSSGVVSTHHYVLGWSFSFDGPAPPLDFSKLPSLPHVGPKPPSKILYIALPLAIMLLIAAVSAVAFILWRRRRFAEVREDWEEDFGPHRFAYKDLFHATDGFKNRNVLGVGGFGKVYKGVLPVSNLEIAVKRVSHDSRQGIREFIAEVVSIGRLRHRNLAQLLGYCRRNGELLLVYDYMANGSLDKYLHNKNGPALCWPQRYWIVKGIASSLLYLHEDWEQVVIHRDIKASNVLLDREMNGRLGDFGLARLYDHGTDAQTTHVVGTMGYLAPELMRTGKATPTTDVFAFGVFLLEVVCGRRPIGSDEHNNPVVLVDWVLEHHRNGSIIDTVDSRLEGKFNMEEVSIVLRLGLLCAHPLPNTRPSMRKVMQYLDGDQIAPHLAPTFMSYNEMALMQSEGFDSYITPCPPLAAGICSGSGESLVTVLFDGR, encoded by the coding sequence ATGCCGACTCTTCTTCTGACCTTGTTGTTGAGCCTGAACGTAGCGTTGGCCTCGTCGGCGTTCTCCTACCAGGGCTTTGCCACGGCGAACCTTACCCTAGACGGTCTCGCCGTCGTCATGCCCAACGGCCTCCTCGCTCTCACCAACTTCACTTCCCAGCAAAAAGGCCACGCCTTCCACCCAGCCCCGCTCCGCTTCCTCAACACGACGGCGAGCTCCACGGCCGTAGCGCGCTCCTTCTCCGCATCCTTCGTGTTCGCCATCGTGTCCGTCGTCGATGGCCTGAGCGACCAGGGCCTCGCCTTCGTGGTCGCCCCGACCTCCGACCTCTCATCGGCCAACGGCGGACAGTACCTAGGCCTCCTCAACGCAACCAACGGCACCGCGAGCGACCACATCTTGGCGGTGGAGCTCGACACCATCTGGAACCCCGAGCTGAGCGACATCAACAGCAACCACGTTGGCATCAACGTCAACAGCCTCATCTCGCGGCAGGCCAAGCCCGCCGGCTACTACGCCGACGACGACGGCATGGCCTTCCGAGACCTGATGCTGAATAGCCGCAGGCCAATGCAGGTGTGGGTGGACTACGACGGCCAGGGCAGGCGACTCAATGTGACATTAGCTCCCGTGCAAGCTCCGAAGCCCAAGAATCCCTTGCTCTCTGAAGCCATTGACCTCTCCACTATCGTGGCGGACACGATGTATGCTGGCTTCTCATCGTCGTCGGGCGTGGTGTCCACGCACCACTACGTCCTTGGATGGAGCTTCAGCTTCGACGGACCTGCTCCACCGCTCGACTTCTCGAAGCTGCCCAGCCTGCCGCATGTGGGTCCCAAACCTCCGTCCAAGATCTTGTACATCGCTCTACCATTAGCTATCATGTTGCTCATCGCTGCGGTGTCGGCTGTAGCGTTCATCCTGTGGCGCCGGCGTCGGTTTGCAGAGGTGCGCGAAGATTGGGAGGAAGATTTCGGCCCACACCGATTCGCATACAAAGACTTGTTCCATGCCACCGACGGGTTCAAGAACAGAAATGTACTCGGTGTTGGAGGGTTTGGAAAAGTATACAAAGGGGTACTTCCTGTATCTAATTTGGAGATCGCCGTCAAGAGAGTGTCACATGACTCAAGGCAAGGAATACGGGAATTCATTGCCGAAGTGGTGAGCAtcggtcgtctccggcatcgaaATCTTGCACAGCTGCTAGGCTATTGCCGGCGCAATGGTGAACTTCTATTAGTGTATGACTACATGGCAAATGGCAGCCTTGACAAGTACCTGCACAATAAGAATGGGCCAGCTCTATGTTGGCCTCAAAGGTACTGGATTGTCAAAGGTATCGCATCAAGCTTATTGTATTTACACGAGGATTGGGAGCAAGTCGTCATCCACCGAGATATAAAAGCAAGCAATGTGCTGCTGGATAGGGAGATGAACGGGCGGCTCGGAGACTTTGGTTTAGCAAGGTTATACGACCATGGTACAGATGCTCAAACAACACATGTCGTTGGTACCATGGGATACCTCGCGCCAGAACTTATGCGCACGGGGAAGGCAACACCCACAACCGATGTATTTGCATTTGGTGTGTTTCTCCTAGAGGTCGTCTGTGGACGCAGGCCAATCGGGAGTGACGAGCATAATAACCCGGTGGTGTTGGTCGACTGGGTGCTTGAGCACCACCGCAATGGCTCAATCATCGATACGGTGGATTCCCGGCTTGAGGGGAAATTCAACATGGAAGAGGTTAGTATCGTACTCAGACTAGGTTTGTTGTGCGCGCACCCATTGCCCAACACAAGGCCTAGCATGCGAAAGGTCATGCAATATCTGGACGGTGACCAAATCGCCCCTCATTTGGCTCCGACCTTCATGAGCTACAACGAGATGGCCTTGATGCAGAGCGAAGGGTTCGATTCATACATCACGCCGTGCCCTCCACTGGCGGCGGGCATTTGCAGCGGATCTGGTGAGTCCTTGGTGACAGTTCTATTCGATGGGAGATGA